Proteins found in one Patescibacteria group bacterium genomic segment:
- the lepB gene encoding signal peptidase I, whose translation MIHQEKTKNLIKEFIIEFLKILIISLVIVLPIRSFLIQPFYVKGASMEPSFHDYEYLIIDEITFRFRQPQRGEIIVFHPPHNDRDYYIKRVIGLPGERILIKNGEIFIYNKTFPQGIILDESSYLEAGVTTPGQVDLLLGSEEYFVLGDNRHSSLDSRSFGPVAGKKIIGRVWLRGWPLTKIGKFEIPLYNF comes from the coding sequence ATGATTCATCAAGAAAAAACTAAAAATTTGATTAAAGAATTTATTATTGAATTTTTGAAGATTTTAATTATTTCTTTAGTTATTGTTCTGCCGATTAGATCTTTTTTGATTCAACCTTTTTATGTTAAAGGTGCTTCTATGGAGCCAAGCTTTCATGATTATGAATATTTAATCATTGACGAAATAACCTTTCGTTTTCGCCAACCTCAACGTGGAGAAATTATCGTCTTTCACCCTCCTCATAACGATCGAGATTATTATATTAAAAGAGTTATTGGTTTGCCTGGTGAGAGAATTCTGATTAAAAATGGAGAGATTTTTATTTACAACAAAACCTTTCCTCAAGGAATAATTTTAGACGAAAGCAGTTATCTTGAAGCCGGTGTTACTACTCCTGGTCAAGTTGACTTGCTTTTAGGATCAGAGGAATACTTCGTTTTAGGCGACAATCGCCATTCGAGTTTAGACTCTCGAAGTTTCGGACCAGTGGCAGGAAAGAAAATTATTGGTCGAGTCTGGCTCAGGGGTTGGCCGCTGACAAAAATTGGCAAATTTGAAATTCCTTTATATAACTTTTAA
- a CDS encoding type II secretion system F family protein codes for MIFEYKIKLEDESIVQGEIEGPDEALIVETLSRQGTIISLRKKRKKIFQEKFFRTKIKHKDLIVFTRQLAIMLSANFPLVRALETLLSQTTNQNLKEVVNEIVNDTKGGTKLSTSLSKFPQFFSPFFINMVKSGETVGKLDEVLNYLADEQEKDYEFRSKIKGALIYPLFIITLVIIVMIVMMTFIIPQLSTVFLETGAQLPLSTRVLINLSNFMVRYWWLIFSLFGGAFFLFTKITKKGKGKKFLDRIQIKIPIIGELFQKIYLIQFSRSFSTLISGGVTLPEALKIVGEVMPNSIYKEIIEATLKEVNEGRSIATIFSQRKEVPPILSQMLVVGEQAGQIEMVLNKIANFYTREVEILISRLTNLIEPLIIMLLGLGVAFIVSGIILPIYNLASGGF; via the coding sequence ATGATTTTTGAATATAAAATTAAATTAGAAGACGAAAGTATTGTTCAAGGCGAGATTGAAGGTCCAGATGAAGCATTGATTGTTGAAACCCTTTCTCGACAAGGGACAATTATTTCTTTAAGAAAAAAAAGAAAAAAAATTTTTCAAGAAAAATTTTTTCGAACAAAAATAAAACATAAAGATTTAATTGTCTTTACCCGACAGTTAGCGATTATGCTTTCGGCTAACTTTCCTTTGGTTAGGGCTCTTGAAACCCTTCTCAGTCAAACTACCAATCAAAATCTTAAAGAGGTAGTCAATGAAATTGTTAATGATACTAAAGGAGGGACAAAGCTTTCTACTTCTCTCTCAAAATTTCCTCAATTTTTTAGCCCCTTTTTTATTAATATGGTGAAAAGTGGTGAAACAGTTGGTAAACTTGATGAAGTTTTAAATTATTTAGCCGACGAACAAGAAAAAGATTACGAATTTAGAAGTAAAATTAAAGGTGCCTTAATTTATCCTTTGTTTATTATTACTCTTGTCATCATTGTTATGATCGTCATGATGACATTTATTATTCCGCAACTTTCCACTGTTTTTTTAGAAACAGGCGCTCAATTGCCTCTATCAACCAGAGTTTTGATTAATCTTAGTAATTTTATGGTTCGTTATTGGTGGCTTATTTTTAGTCTTTTTGGCGGTGCATTTTTTCTTTTTACGAAAATTACTAAAAAAGGAAAAGGAAAGAAATTTTTGGACAGAATACAAATTAAAATACCAATTATTGGTGAGCTTTTCCAAAAAATATATCTTATTCAATTTTCTCGAAGTTTTTCTACCTTAATTAGTGGCGGCGTCACCCTGCCCGAAGCTTTAAAAATTGTTGGCGAAGTGATGCCAAACAGTATTTATAAAGAAATTATTGAGGCTACCTTGAAAGAGGTTAATGAAGGACGATCGATCGCTACCATTTTTTCTCAGCGTAAAGAAGTCCCACCTATCTTATCTCAGATGTTAGTTGTTGGTGAACAGGCTGGTCAAATTGAGATGGTTTTAAATAAAATTGCCAATTTCTACACACGGGAAGTAGAAATCTTAATTTCTCGACTGACAAATTTAATTGAACCCTTAATCATCATGCTTTTAGGCCTAGGCGTTGCCTTTATTGTCTCTGGTATTATTTTACCTATTTACAATTTAGCCAGCGGTGGTTTTTAA
- a CDS encoding GspE/PulE family protein: MAEKNQAELLKILFQQGKITQEKFQMIIEQAKKYHLNPDEFIETNGMVAEDDIIQAKSRLFNLPAINLRGRMIEKRVLNLLPRQLAENYKMVVFDQENNRIKVALISPTDFKAQEAIKFFAREKGLEPVFYVTTISSLNSALEQYSELTSEIEEVIGTARLKFEPMIKAGKSLVDIGLDEVTKVTPIAKLVSTILKYAVDTRASDIHIEPLKDRTVIRYRIDGILKEKISLPSYLHSAIVSRIKVMANLKIDETRLPQDGRIRVEVAGREIDLRISTLPLLNQEKIVIRILDPSQRIFSLEELGFWGKGLEIIKNNIYRPHGMFLVTGPTGCGKTTTLYALINILNKPEVNIVTLEDPVEYFIPHVNQSQINPAVGYTFASGLRSILRQDPNIIMVGEIRDNETAELAIHAALTGHIVLSTLHTNDAFGAIPRLIDMKVEPFLLASTLNVVISQRLVRKICENCKVVIEAPPALQKEIVNLLSPLADKSPEVKELISKKINIYKGKGCFQCNQEGYKGRSAIFEVLEVNDKIKEIIVSNRQISNIKKEFENQNTPYIYQDGWLKVLKGITTPEEVIKATRE, from the coding sequence ATGGCCGAAAAAAATCAAGCTGAATTGCTCAAAATTTTATTTCAACAGGGGAAAATTACTCAAGAAAAATTCCAAATGATTATTGAACAGGCCAAGAAATACCATTTAAATCCAGATGAATTTATTGAGACAAATGGAATGGTGGCAGAAGACGATATTATCCAGGCAAAGAGTCGGCTTTTTAACCTGCCGGCTATCAACTTAAGAGGCAGAATGATTGAAAAAAGGGTTCTTAATCTCTTACCGAGACAACTGGCAGAAAATTATAAAATGGTTGTTTTTGATCAAGAAAATAATCGCATTAAAGTAGCCCTTATTTCGCCCACCGATTTTAAGGCTCAGGAGGCGATCAAGTTTTTTGCCAGAGAAAAAGGATTGGAGCCGGTTTTTTATGTCACCACTATTTCGTCTTTAAACAGTGCTCTTGAACAATACAGTGAATTAACCAGTGAAATAGAAGAGGTTATTGGCACAGCGCGGCTTAAATTTGAGCCAATGATTAAAGCTGGTAAAAGTTTAGTTGATATCGGCCTCGACGAGGTAACCAAGGTCACTCCAATCGCTAAACTTGTTTCAACTATTCTTAAGTATGCTGTTGATACGCGGGCCTCGGATATTCATATTGAACCTTTAAAAGATAGAACAGTAATTCGTTATCGGATCGATGGTATCTTAAAAGAAAAAATTAGCCTGCCCAGTTATCTTCATTCAGCCATTGTTTCAAGAATTAAAGTTATGGCTAATTTAAAAATAGATGAAACTCGACTTCCTCAAGACGGGAGAATTAGAGTTGAAGTGGCAGGTCGGGAAATTGATTTAAGAATTTCTACTCTTCCACTTCTCAATCAAGAAAAAATAGTGATAAGAATTCTTGATCCTTCACAGAGAATCTTCTCACTCGAAGAATTGGGTTTTTGGGGTAAAGGACTGGAAATTATCAAAAATAATATTTATCGACCTCATGGTATGTTTTTGGTTACTGGTCCAACTGGTTGTGGTAAGACAACCACTCTTTACGCCTTAATTAATATCCTTAATAAACCTGAAGTTAATATCGTTACCCTTGAAGACCCGGTGGAATATTTTATTCCCCATGTTAACCAATCACAGATTAACCCAGCTGTTGGTTATACCTTCGCTTCAGGCTTGAGATCAATTTTAAGACAAGATCCTAATATTATCATGGTTGGTGAAATTAGGGATAACGAAACAGCTGAATTAGCCATTCACGCTGCTTTAACTGGTCATATTGTTCTTTCAACCCTTCATACTAATGATGCCTTCGGAGCTATTCCTCGGTTGATTGACATGAAAGTTGAACCATTTCTTCTTGCTTCTACCCTAAATGTTGTTATTTCCCAAAGATTAGTCAGAAAAATTTGTGAAAACTGCAAGGTTGTTATTGAGGCGCCACCAGCTTTGCAAAAAGAAATTGTTAATCTTCTCTCACCGTTGGCAGATAAATCGCCAGAAGTTAAAGAGTTGATCAGTAAGAAAATTAATATTTATAAAGGTAAGGGTTGTTTTCAATGCAATCAAGAAGGTTATAAGGGCAGAAGTGCTATTTTTGAGGTCTTGGAAGTGAATGATAAAATAAAAGAAATTATTGTGAGTAATCGTCAGATTAGTAATATAAAAAAAGAATTTGAAAATCAAAATACACCCTATATCTATCAAGATGGCTGGCTAAAAGTCTTAAAAGGTATTACCACCCCTGAAGAGGTGATTAAGGCGACACGAGAGTAG
- the pilM gene encoding type IV pilus assembly protein PilM encodes MGIFSKKTSFLGVDLGSTSIKVVELKKEKGVPTLVTYGYLEKAGGDIIRGKPKEVQAKTAEMLKKICQRAGVTTDQAVTALPNFSVFSSIITLPILPPKDLKEAIFWKAKKILPLPLEELSLEWKILEKVIVEKKEPTENGGLASTKKKENYRILIVAASKNLVNQYIEIFRQANFQLKGLETEAFALSRALIGKDPGTTMIIDTSAVSTDIIIVEKMIPVFNRSIDIGGVVLTKTIAQSLNISFERAEQFKRDFGLSRRAPIPSLIEKTIRPVIDEIRYSTNLFHSQTGKEIEKIILSGGSSFLKNFPDYLSQELGMKVLVSNPWKRVAYPQELEPALNEIAPRFAVAIGLALREII; translated from the coding sequence ATGGGAATTTTTTCTAAAAAAACAAGCTTTCTCGGTGTTGATTTGGGTTCAACGAGTATCAAGGTAGTTGAACTGAAAAAAGAAAAAGGCGTGCCAACCTTAGTTACTTATGGTTATCTCGAAAAAGCTGGTGGCGATATTATTCGAGGTAAACCAAAAGAAGTTCAAGCAAAAACCGCTGAAATGTTAAAAAAAATCTGTCAACGGGCCGGCGTGACTACTGATCAGGCAGTGACGGCCTTACCTAATTTCTCAGTTTTTTCTTCGATTATCACCCTGCCCATCTTACCACCAAAAGATTTAAAAGAAGCTATTTTCTGGAAAGCAAAGAAAATCCTTCCTCTACCCCTTGAAGAATTAAGCCTAGAATGGAAAATCTTAGAAAAAGTGATTGTTGAAAAAAAAGAACCAACAGAAAATGGTGGGTTGGCATCAACAAAAAAGAAAGAAAATTACCGAATTCTTATTGTTGCCGCTTCAAAAAATTTAGTTAATCAATATATTGAAATTTTCCGTCAAGCAAACTTTCAATTAAAGGGCTTGGAAACCGAAGCCTTTGCCCTTTCCCGTGCTCTTATTGGTAAAGATCCGGGCACGACAATGATTATTGATACGAGCGCCGTTTCTACTGATATTATTATTGTTGAAAAAATGATCCCTGTTTTTAATCGAAGCATTGATATTGGCGGCGTTGTTTTAACGAAAACTATTGCCCAAAGTCTAAACATTAGTTTTGAACGAGCTGAGCAATTCAAAAGGGATTTTGGCCTGAGTCGGAGAGCACCGATTCCTTCTTTAATTGAAAAAACGATCAGACCAGTGATTGACGAAATTCGTTATTCGACTAATCTTTTTCATAGTCAAACTGGCAAAGAGATTGAAAAAATTATCCTTTCCGGCGGTTCGTCTTTCTTGAAAAATTTTCCCGATTATCTTTCACAGGAATTAGGAATGAAGGTTTTGGTCAGCAATCCATGGAAGAGAGTGGCTTATCCTCAAGAACTTGAACCGGCTTTGAACGAAATTGCTCCTCGTTTCGCCGTCGCTATCGGCCTTGCCTTACGAGAAATAATATAA
- a CDS encoding ComF family protein: MTKLKEKIIKITNFCLDLIFPKICFGCRSEGFYLCQNCLEKIPLTDKFSCYFCGQLSFWGRSCEKCQRKFYLTGLISACSHQINLIREAIKALKYEYLKELVQPLSGLLIKCLRSSHFFSNFSQSSSQSLVLPIPLHRKKFLERGFNQAGLIGQEIAREFDLEFRDDLLIRVKNTISQTELEGKKRFLNVQNVFAVKDRKVIEEKIIFLIDDVVTTGATLSEAAKVLKRAGAKEVWGLTITKG; the protein is encoded by the coding sequence ATGACAAAGTTAAAAGAAAAAATTATTAAAATTACTAATTTTTGCCTTGATTTAATTTTCCCGAAGATCTGTTTTGGTTGTCGCAGCGAAGGTTTTTACCTTTGCCAAAATTGTTTAGAAAAAATCCCTTTAACAGATAAATTTTCTTGCTATTTTTGCGGTCAACTTTCTTTTTGGGGTCGAAGCTGTGAAAAATGTCAAAGAAAATTTTATTTAACTGGTTTAATCTCTGCTTGTTCTCATCAAATTAATTTGATCAGAGAGGCAATAAAAGCTTTAAAATATGAATATCTAAAAGAACTCGTTCAGCCACTCAGCGGGCTTTTAATAAAATGTCTGAGAAGTTCTCATTTTTTCTCGAATTTTTCACAATCAAGTTCTCAATCTTTAGTCTTACCAATTCCGCTTCATCGAAAAAAATTTCTTGAACGCGGATTTAATCAAGCCGGATTAATTGGCCAAGAAATTGCCCGAGAATTTGATTTAGAATTCAGAGATGATCTTTTAATCAGAGTGAAAAATACCATTTCCCAAACTGAACTCGAGGGGAAAAAGCGTTTTTTAAATGTTCAAAATGTTTTTGCCGTCAAAGATAGAAAAGTGATCGAGGAAAAAATAATCTTTTTGATTGATGATGTTGTGACGACCGGAGCAACTTTAAGTGAAGCGGCTAAAGTTTTAAAAAGAGCTGGCGCTAAAGAAGTTTGGGGACTAACAATAACCAAAGGTTAA
- a CDS encoding DUF3419 family protein, whose product MEEKFLNLAQTISQDQVYDFFGGIDLEKIFTRKSYPVWAFTNESLEEIGHLTSFKNKEIISILGSGDQLIYFLTKGAKLVIGVDHRPLACLWVEFKISALKNLSFKEFKEIFFEAKKENSKIYFEKIRSSLSSLAKKFFDYLFEGLPRNIFSTLKKSKFFYGESWFFLKKKDWLPYLINQKEFSKVKKRINNFFLFNTDFEKALKIFRRRFDLIYTSNIFDSKKYCQDSERTIILIDLNLKEKGEILMTAQENPIKIVSLLEKMSYNLEIKKPKRRFFEFFYKTFPYYYLLAKRWGG is encoded by the coding sequence ATGGAAGAAAAATTTTTAAATCTTGCCCAGACAATTTCTCAGGACCAAGTTTATGATTTTTTTGGCGGCATCGATTTGGAAAAAATTTTTACGAGGAAAAGTTATCCAGTTTGGGCCTTTACCAATGAGAGTTTAGAAGAAATTGGTCATTTAACTTCTTTTAAAAATAAAGAGATTATTTCTATTTTAGGTAGCGGTGATCAATTAATTTATTTTTTAACCAAAGGAGCCAAATTAGTCATTGGTGTAGATCATCGTCCGCTAGCTTGTCTTTGGGTCGAATTTAAAATTTCAGCTTTGAAAAACCTTTCTTTTAAAGAATTTAAAGAAATTTTTTTTGAAGCAAAAAAAGAAAATTCAAAAATTTATTTCGAAAAAATTAGAAGCAGTCTTTCCTCTTTAGCCAAAAAATTTTTTGATTACCTTTTTGAAGGCTTGCCAAGAAATATTTTCTCTACTTTAAAAAAATCTAAGTTTTTTTATGGCGAAAGTTGGTTTTTTCTCAAAAAGAAAGATTGGTTACCCTATTTGATAAATCAAAAAGAATTTTCAAAAGTTAAAAAAAGAATCAATAATTTTTTTCTTTTTAACACTGATTTCGAAAAAGCTCTGAAAATTTTTAGAAGAAGATTTGATTTGATCTATACCTCTAATATTTTTGATAGTAAAAAATATTGCCAAGATAGCGAAAGAACCATAATCTTAATTGATCTAAATTTAAAAGAAAAAGGAGAGATTTTAATGACAGCTCAGGAAAATCCAATAAAAATAGTTTCCCTTTTAGAAAAAATGAGTTATAATTTAGAAATAAAAAAACCAAAGAGAAGGTTCTTTGAATTCTTTTATAAAACCTTTCCCTATTATTATCTTTTAGCCAAAAGGTGGGGTGGCTGA
- the recG gene encoding ATP-dependent DNA helicase RecG, protein MDLKSPISQIPKIGKLAVKRLEKLGLKRVEDIFYHFPFRYEDWSKILSIAELKAKGSGTIQAKIKTIKNRQTPKKRMVLTEALVSDSTDSIKVVWFNQPFLIKILKPGQEVFLAGKIDYDESFGLQLISPSYEFPKKEGLIHLGRLVPIYPTTEGLSQKQIRFLMKQVLPLVDQIQDFLPDEIKRDYQLMSLPLALEQIHFPASENLLAKAKHRLKFDELFLIQLQAQMMREKLKKQKGLKMTIKLEEIKEFIKTLPFILTQSQKKSAWEILKDLGKSTPMNRLLEGDVGSGKTVVATIAILNVILNNYQVAYLAPTEILASQHFANISELFKNWPIKIGLLTRGKTEMKIKNKRKKIKKDELLEKIKKGEIDLTIGTHALLQEGVTFKKLGLIIVDEQHRFGVEQRAKLTRQKVLPHFLSMTATPIPRSLALTLYGDLDLSMIEEMPPGRKRVEIKIVKPEEKKETYEFIRQEIKIGRQAFVICPLIDPSDKLGVKSVKQEYERLKKEVFPELKLAILHGKMSAAEKERTMRNFIKNKIKILISTSVVEVGIDVPNASIMIIEGAERFGLAQLWQLKGRVGRAEHQSYCFLFSESYSEKSHQRLKALLDAKNGFELAEKDLEMRGPGEIFGKEQSGYLAILKIAKLSETEIVKEAREASAKILSFDPELKKFPLLQKKIKEMTQIVHLE, encoded by the coding sequence ATGGATCTTAAAAGCCCAATTTCTCAGATTCCAAAAATTGGCAAATTAGCTGTTAAAAGGTTAGAAAAACTTGGCTTAAAAAGGGTAGAAGATATATTTTACCATTTCCCTTTTCGTTATGAAGATTGGAGTAAAATTCTTTCCATTGCCGAGTTAAAGGCCAAAGGTTCTGGCACTATCCAGGCAAAAATCAAAACCATTAAAAATCGTCAAACGCCAAAAAAAAGAATGGTTTTAACTGAAGCACTTGTTTCTGATTCAACTGACTCAATAAAAGTGGTCTGGTTTAACCAGCCATTTTTAATTAAGATTTTAAAACCCGGTCAAGAAGTTTTTTTGGCAGGGAAAATTGATTATGATGAATCGTTTGGCTTGCAACTTATTTCGCCTTCTTATGAATTTCCTAAAAAAGAAGGTCTAATTCATTTAGGCAGATTGGTCCCTATCTATCCTACCACTGAGGGCCTCTCACAAAAACAAATTCGTTTTTTAATGAAACAAGTTTTGCCTTTAGTTGATCAAATTCAAGACTTTTTGCCCGATGAAATAAAAAGAGATTATCAATTAATGTCTTTACCGCTGGCTTTAGAGCAAATTCATTTTCCTGCCAGTGAAAATTTACTCGCTAAAGCAAAACATCGTTTAAAATTCGATGAATTATTTTTAATTCAGCTTCAAGCTCAGATGATGAGAGAAAAATTGAAAAAACAAAAGGGACTAAAAATGACCATAAAACTTGAAGAGATAAAAGAGTTTATTAAAACATTACCTTTTATCTTAACTCAATCTCAAAAAAAATCTGCTTGGGAAATTTTAAAAGATTTAGGAAAATCTACGCCTATGAATCGATTACTTGAGGGCGATGTTGGTTCAGGTAAAACTGTAGTCGCGACGATAGCCATTTTAAATGTCATTTTAAATAATTATCAGGTTGCTTATTTAGCACCAACAGAAATTTTAGCCTCTCAACATTTTGCTAATATTTCAGAACTTTTCAAAAATTGGCCAATAAAAATTGGGCTTTTAACGCGGGGAAAAACAGAAATGAAAATAAAAAATAAAAGAAAAAAAATAAAAAAAGATGAACTTTTGGAAAAAATTAAAAAGGGGGAAATAGATCTCACTATTGGTACCCACGCCCTTCTTCAAGAAGGTGTGACTTTTAAAAAATTAGGTCTAATTATTGTCGATGAACAACATCGTTTTGGTGTTGAACAAAGAGCCAAGCTCACACGCCAAAAGGTTTTGCCACATTTTCTCTCGATGACGGCCACACCCATTCCTCGTTCATTAGCTTTAACTTTATACGGCGATTTAGATTTATCAATGATTGAAGAAATGCCCCCTGGCCGCAAGAGAGTCGAGATTAAAATTGTCAAACCAGAAGAAAAAAAAGAAACCTATGAATTTATTCGGCAAGAAATAAAAATAGGTCGTCAGGCTTTTGTTATTTGTCCATTAATCGATCCTTCTGACAAGTTAGGTGTTAAATCAGTCAAACAGGAGTATGAAAGATTAAAAAAAGAAGTTTTTCCGGAGTTAAAATTAGCTATCCTTCATGGCAAAATGTCTGCTGCGGAAAAAGAAAGAACGATGAGGAACTTTATAAAAAATAAAATTAAAATTTTAATTTCTACCAGCGTCGTTGAAGTAGGCATTGATGTACCTAATGCTTCAATAATGATCATTGAAGGGGCAGAAAGATTTGGTCTGGCTCAGCTTTGGCAACTTAAAGGTCGGGTCGGTCGAGCCGAACATCAATCTTACTGTTTTCTTTTCTCAGAAAGTTATTCCGAAAAATCTCATCAAAGACTCAAAGCTCTTCTTGATGCCAAAAATGGCTTTGAATTGGCTGAAAAAGATTTAGAAATGAGAGGACCGGGAGAAATTTTTGGTAAAGAACAGTCTGGCTATTTAGCAATTCTAAAAATTGCCAAACTTTCTGAGACAGAAATTGTTAAAGAAGCTCGAGAGGCATCGGCGAAAATTCTCTCTTTTGATCCTGAATTAAAGAAATTCCCTCTTCTTCAGAAAAAAATCAAAGAGATGACCCAAATTGTTCATTTAGAATAA
- the radA gene encoding DNA repair protein RadA: MSKSKTIFICSKCDSQFPKWFGQCPECGEWGVLEERAIKNQKSKGKNFGEVGEVIEFEKIKTEDWPRIKTEIEELDRVLGGGFVPGSVILLGGEPGIGKSTLVLQIAEQIQPRTTLDSGLSGTLRGASQNSVLYISGEESAEQVKMRIDRLGLKTKNLKFLGETNIETICATIEKEKPVLAIIDSIQTMFSPLINSEAGSISQVRTSTAKLLEVAKKNKISILITAHVTKEGIIAGPKTLEHLVDTVCYLEGDPYHQFRLLRAAKNRFGSTNEVGVFEMREEGLVEVKNPSVAFLSQREEKNPGSVIAAILAGGRSFLVEVQALVAKTSFGYPQRRTIGLDFNRTQLLIAVLSRRLGLPLGNYDIHLNVVGGLKVEEPAVDLAVCLAIISAYKNKAIDSDLAVFGEVGLGGEIRQVFQEEKRIREAEKLEFKKIIKPVSKLKIKSQKLKIIEVRNLSEVLDLF; the protein is encoded by the coding sequence ATGTCTAAATCCAAAACAATTTTCATCTGTTCAAAATGTGATTCTCAGTTTCCTAAGTGGTTTGGCCAATGTCCGGAATGTGGTGAATGGGGTGTACTTGAAGAGCGCGCAATCAAAAATCAAAAATCAAAAGGCAAAAATTTCGGTGAAGTAGGTGAAGTTATTGAATTTGAAAAAATAAAAACTGAAGATTGGCCAAGAATCAAGACAGAAATTGAAGAGTTAGATCGAGTTTTGGGTGGCGGCTTTGTTCCTGGCAGTGTCATTTTATTAGGTGGTGAGCCGGGTATTGGGAAATCCACCTTAGTTTTACAAATAGCCGAGCAAATTCAACCCCGAACCACGTTGGATTCAGGGTTGTCCGGTACCCTACGCGGTGCCAGTCAAAATTCAGTTTTATATATTTCAGGCGAAGAATCAGCTGAGCAGGTGAAAATGAGAATTGATCGTTTAGGTTTAAAAACAAAAAACTTGAAATTTTTAGGTGAAACAAATATTGAAACAATTTGTGCGACGATAGAAAAAGAAAAGCCAGTTTTAGCTATTATTGATTCAATCCAAACAATGTTTTCTCCGCTGATTAATTCTGAGGCAGGTAGTATTAGCCAGGTGAGAACTTCAACGGCCAAACTTTTAGAAGTGGCAAAAAAAAATAAAATTTCGATTTTAATAACCGCCCATGTCACTAAAGAGGGGATTATTGCTGGGCCAAAAACCCTAGAGCATTTAGTTGATACAGTCTGTTATTTGGAGGGCGATCCCTATCATCAATTTCGTCTATTAAGAGCAGCAAAAAATCGTTTTGGTTCAACTAACGAAGTCGGTGTTTTTGAGATGAGAGAAGAAGGATTGGTTGAAGTTAAAAATCCCTCCGTTGCCTTTTTATCACAAAGAGAAGAAAAGAATCCCGGTTCAGTTATTGCTGCCATTTTGGCCGGCGGTCGTTCTTTTTTAGTTGAGGTCCAGGCTTTAGTAGCAAAAACCTCTTTTGGTTATCCACAAAGAAGAACAATTGGTCTGGATTTTAATCGAACCCAACTCTTAATTGCTGTTTTGTCGCGTCGATTAGGTTTACCTTTGGGCAATTATGATATTCATTTAAATGTTGTTGGTGGTCTGAAAGTTGAAGAACCGGCTGTTGATTTGGCTGTTTGTTTAGCCATTATTTCTGCTTATAAAAACAAAGCCATTGATTCAGACTTGGCTGTTTTTGGTGAAGTTGGTTTAGGCGGAGAAATTCGGCAGGTTTTTCAGGAAGAAAAAAGAATTAGGGAAGCAGAAAAGTTAGAATTTAAAAAAATTATCAAACCAGTTTCAAAATTAAAAATTAAAAGTCAAAAATTAAAAATAATTGAAGTAAGAAATTTATCAGAAGTATTAGATCTCTTTTAG
- a CDS encoding pilin — MVPKEILAVCCCAATRPADRVIICYEVEDCGGCTAWRSEHGYTNLKINPGKTCQETSYCQAGGVTKRYMEGEAPPVKETPLKPPELQINIPGFHGFTTEEEKIKKCAECKDPDVMPEDCPPEKCARWVYEIPWIGEYLIAIYKWSVGAIAILAVVMIMIHGVRWLIAGGEAPKISEAKKGITYAVTGLIFILLTHQILSLIDPRLTIFKPITIGMIKKIEVDYEPPPAKPGEFVEEELWKFSSLTVKNQTSDASDVLTSFMNCTGNKIKTKSGGKKATITSISDTAGISNCLPANYKKPPCSHSLNSCHYGGRKCSGKSYALDVWAQGEVSPETIIEAIKECQPKAFICYTPKTPACSGHYSHIHVSIGKINGCDCN, encoded by the coding sequence TTGGTACCAAAAGAGATTTTGGCTGTTTGTTGTTGTGCTGCTACCCGACCGGCCGATAGAGTGATTATTTGTTATGAGGTTGAAGATTGTGGTGGCTGTACTGCCTGGCGTAGTGAACACGGCTATACCAATTTAAAAATTAATCCAGGCAAAACCTGTCAAGAAACAAGCTATTGTCAGGCCGGCGGGGTTACTAAGCGATATATGGAGGGTGAGGCGCCACCGGTTAAAGAAACACCTCTAAAACCTCCAGAACTTCAAATTAATATTCCCGGCTTTCATGGTTTCACGACTGAAGAAGAGAAAATAAAAAAATGCGCTGAATGCAAAGATCCAGATGTTATGCCTGAAGACTGTCCACCAGAAAAATGCGCCCGCTGGGTCTATGAAATTCCCTGGATTGGTGAGTATTTAATTGCCATTTATAAATGGTCGGTTGGCGCCATTGCCATTTTGGCGGTAGTGATGATTATGATTCACGGTGTCCGTTGGTTGATTGCCGGCGGTGAAGCACCAAAAATTTCCGAAGCCAAAAAGGGTATTACCTATGCGGTCACTGGTTTGATATTTATCTTATTAACCCACCAGATTTTATCTTTAATTGACCCCCGCCTAACCATTTTTAAACCGATTACTATTGGGATGATTAAGAAAATTGAAGTTGATTATGAACCACCGCCAGCTAAGCCAGGCGAATTTGTTGAAGAAGAATTGTGGAAATTTTCTTCATTGACTGTTAAAAATCAAACTAGTGACGCTTCTGATGTTTTAACCAGCTTTATGAATTGTACGGGTAATAAAATTAAAACAAAATCAGGTGGGAAGAAAGCAACGATTACGAGCATTTCTGATACGGCCGGTATTTCAAATTGTCTGCCAGCTAATTATAAAAAACCACCCTGTAGTCACAGTCTAAATTCTTGCCATTATGGTGGTCGAAAGTGTTCGGGCAAATCTTATGCTTTAGATGTTTGGGCGCAAGGAGAAGTTTCGCCTGAAACTATTATCGAGGCTATTAAAGAATGCCAACCAAAAGCTTTTATCTGTTATACCCCCAAGACACCAGCTTGTTCAGGGCATTACAGTCACATTCATGTCAGTATAGGCAAAATAAATGGCTGTGATTGTAATTAG